Part of the Kitasatospora sp. NBC_00374 genome is shown below.
CCTGGTGGTGAGCGCCCTCAACACGCTGCACCTGCTGGACATCAGCGACGCGGTGGGCCTGACCTCCGGTCACCGGGTGCTGGCCACCCCGCTCGCGGTGGTCTGCGGTCTGACGTACAACTTCCTGCCGTTCATGATCCTGCCGCTCTACACCTCGCTGGAGCGGATCGACCCGAGGCTGCACGAGGCGGCCGGCGACCTGTACGCGCGGCCGTTCACCACCTTCCGCAAGGTCACCTTCCCGATCTCGCTGCCCGGCGTGGTGGCCGGCACGCTGCTCACCTTCATCCCGGCCTCGGGTGACTACATCAACGCCCAGCTGCTCGGCTCGCCGAGTGAGCAGATGGTGGGCAACGGCATCCAGAAGCAGTTCCTGAACGTGCTCGACTACCCGACCGCGGCGGCGTTGAGCTTCATCCTGATGGCCCTGATCCTGGGGATGGTGACGGTCTACATGAAGAAGGCCGGAACGGAGGACCTGGTCTGATGACCCGACTGATCTCATGGGTTCGCCGGAACCTCGTGGTCCTGGCCGGCATCCTCGCCCTCGCCTACCTGGTCCTGCCGAACCTGGTGGTGCTCGCCTTCTCGTTCAACAAGCCCGCGGGCAAGTTCAACTACGAGTGGAAGGAGTTCTCCACCGACGCCTGGACCGACCCCTGCGGCGTCGCCGACATGTGCGGCTCGCTCACCCTCAGCCTGAAGATCGCCGCCCTGGCCACCCTCGGCGCCACCGTGCTGGGCACCATGGTCGCCTTCGCGCTGGCCCGCCACCGCTTCCGCGGCCGGTCCGCCACCACCGCGATGATCTTCCTGCCGATGGCGATGCCCGAGGTCGTGATGGCCGCCTCGCTCGGCACGCTCTTCCTCAACATGCGCATCCCGTTCGGCTTCACCACCATCCTGATCGCGCACATCATGTTCTGCCTCAGCTTCGTGGTGACCGCCGTCAAGGCCCGCGTGATGAGCATGGACCCCCGGCTTGAGCAGGCCGCCCAGGACCTCTACGCCACCCCCGTGCAGACCTTCCTCAAGATCACCCTGCCGCTCGCCGCCCCCGGCATCGCCGCCGGCGCGCTGCTCAGCTTCGCGCTCTCCTTCGACGACTTCATCATCACCCAGTTCAACTCGGGACCGACCACGGTCACCTTCCCGATGTTCGTCTGGGGCGCCTCCCAGCGCGGCATCCCGGTCCAGGTCAATGTGATCGGTACCGCGATGTTCCTCGCCGCAGTGGTCCTCACCGTCGTCGGCCAGACGATCGGCAACCGACGAAAGGCGCGCGCCTGACACGGCACCCGGCAGGCCGCGCGACACCATCGACGACCAGAAAGTAGCTGATAGAGCATGGACTCCGCCCGTGCGCTCAGTGACGTCCAGCCGACCCCGTTCTGGCTGGAGGACCCGGGTCGGCCCCAGGCCCTGCCCGCCCTGGTCGGCGACACCACCTGCGACCTGCTGGTGGTCGGCGGCGGCTACTCGGGCCTGTGGACGGCACTGATCGCCAAGGAGCGGGACCCCTCGCTGGACGTCGTCCTGGTCGAGGGGAACGAGATCGGCTGGGCCGCCTCCGGGCGCAACGGAGGCTTCTGCGCGGCCAGCCTCACCCACGGCTTCGGCAACGGGCTCCAGCGCTGGCCCGGCGAACTCGCCGAGCTGGAACGCCAGGGCGCCGCGAACCTGCAGGCCATCGAGGACGCGGTCAAGCGCTACGGCATCGACTGCGAGTGGGAGCGCACCGGCGAGATCGACGTCGCCACCCAGCCCCACCAGCTCGCCGAACTCCACGAGGTCGCCGAGGCGGTCGCCGAGTACGGACTGGACCTCACCGTCCTGGACGCGGACGAGCTGCGCCGCGAGGTCGACTCGCCGACCTTCCTCGGCGGCGTCTGGGACAAGGACGGCGTCGCCATGGTCCACCCGGCCAAACTGGCCTGGGGCCTGAAGGCCGCCTGCCTGACGCAGGGCGTGCGGATCTTCGAGCGCACCCGCGCCACCGACCTCGCCGAGTACGGCAGCGGCATGGCCGTGCGCACCGCGTACGGCCGGGTCCGCGCCCGGCGGGTGGCACTCGGCACCAACGTCTTCCCCTCGCTGGTCCGGCGGGTGCGCCCGTACATCGCCCCGGTCTACGACTACGCGCTGATGACCGAGCCGCTCACGGCCGAGCAGCTCGCCTCGATC
Proteins encoded:
- a CDS encoding ABC transporter permease, whose translation is MTTTTEAAPPQVVPLAEPRRTRRRLTPYWLLLPGIAWLVVFFAVPMVYQGSTSLQTGSLEEGFRVTWHFATYWDALVEYRWHFVRSFSYAATATVLCLAIGYPLAYTIAFKASKRWRNVILILVIAPFFTSFLIRTLAWKTILSDGGLVVSALNTLHLLDISDAVGLTSGHRVLATPLAVVCGLTYNFLPFMILPLYTSLERIDPRLHEAAGDLYARPFTTFRKVTFPISLPGVVAGTLLTFIPASGDYINAQLLGSPSEQMVGNGIQKQFLNVLDYPTAAALSFILMALILGMVTVYMKKAGTEDLV
- a CDS encoding NAD(P)/FAD-dependent oxidoreductase, whose translation is MDSARALSDVQPTPFWLEDPGRPQALPALVGDTTCDLLVVGGGYSGLWTALIAKERDPSLDVVLVEGNEIGWAASGRNGGFCAASLTHGFGNGLQRWPGELAELERQGAANLQAIEDAVKRYGIDCEWERTGEIDVATQPHQLAELHEVAEAVAEYGLDLTVLDADELRREVDSPTFLGGVWDKDGVAMVHPAKLAWGLKAACLTQGVRIFERTRATDLAEYGSGMAVRTAYGRVRARRVALGTNVFPSLVRRVRPYIAPVYDYALMTEPLTAEQLASIGWSGRQGLGDSANQFHYFRLSADNRILWGGYDAVYNYGGKVRAEYDQRPETFRTLARHFFETFPQLEGVRFTNAWGGAIDTCTRFSAFFDTAYKGKVAYAAGFTGLGVGATRYGAEVMLDLLAGELTERTSLEMVRSKPLPFPPEPVRWAGIEITKWSLDRADHNGGHRNLWLRTLDRLGLGFDS
- a CDS encoding ABC transporter permease, yielding MTRLISWVRRNLVVLAGILALAYLVLPNLVVLAFSFNKPAGKFNYEWKEFSTDAWTDPCGVADMCGSLTLSLKIAALATLGATVLGTMVAFALARHRFRGRSATTAMIFLPMAMPEVVMAASLGTLFLNMRIPFGFTTILIAHIMFCLSFVVTAVKARVMSMDPRLEQAAQDLYATPVQTFLKITLPLAAPGIAAGALLSFALSFDDFIITQFNSGPTTVTFPMFVWGASQRGIPVQVNVIGTAMFLAAVVLTVVGQTIGNRRKARA